The following is a genomic window from Tautonia marina.
GGTGCGGATGCATGGCGTGGAGGATCTCCTCCTGCGTCGCTTCGAGCTTGCGGGCCATGACCAGCTCGGCGATCATCTCGGTCGCATTGGCGCCGATGATGTGGGCGCCGAGCAGCTCGCCGAGCTTCTTGTCGAAGATCAGCTTGACGAACCCCTCCGGCTCTCCCGCCGCAACGGCCCGGCCGGAGGCGATGAAGGGGAACTTGCCGATCCGGATCTCGCGGCCCAGTTCGCGGGCTTTTTTCTCGGTCAGGCCGACGCTGGCCACCCCCGGCTCGGTGTAGGTGCACCCAGGGACGTTGTCGTAATCAACCGTGCGGTCAGCATGGCCGCAGAGCCGCTCGATGCAGCAGATCGCCTCGTGGTGCGCCACGTGGGCCAGCCAGGGGGGACCGATCACGTCGCCGACGGCATAGATCGACGGCACGCTCGTGACGTACCCCTTCTTCGGGTCGGCCTTGATGTGCCCCTTGAAGGTCTCAATTTTGACCGTCTTTTCATCCCAGAGATTCTGGATATTCCCCTCGACGCCGATGGCGACGAGCAGCACCTCGGCCTCAATCGTCTGCGGACCCTTGGGGGTCTCGATCGTCACCTTCACGCCGCCGTCGGTCTTCTCGACCTTCGTGGTCTTCGAGCCGGTGAACACCGACATCCCGCGCTTCTCGAAGCTCTTGCGCAGAACCTGAGAGACCTCCTCGTCCTCGATCGGCAAGAGGTGGTCCATCATCTCCACAATCGTCACCTTCGTGCCGATCGCGTTGTAGAAGTAGGCAAATTCACATCCGATCGCCCCGGCGCCGACGACCAGCATCGACTTCGGTTGCGTCGGCAGGTTCATGGCCTCCTTGTACGAGATAATCGTCTTGCCGTCGAACTCGGCCCCGGGCAAGGCCCGAGCATGCACGCCGGTGGCAATCACAATCGACTCGGCCGAGAGCGTCTTGTCTCCCACCTTCACCTGATTCGGGCCGACGATCTTCGCCGTCGCTTGCTGGTGCTGCACCTTGTACTTGCGGAACAGCCCCTCGATCCCCTTGTTCATCTTGGTCGTTACGTCCCGGCTTCGCTTGATCATCTGGGAGAAGTCCCAGCGCGATTCGCCGGTGTAGCCGAACTCCTTGCCGTTGTGGTTCAACAGTTCAACCACATGAGCATTGGTCAACAGCGCCTTGGTGGGAATGCAGCCCCAGTTCAGGCAGATGCCGCCGAGCTTGTCCTGCTCGACACAAAGCACCTTCTTGCCAAGTTGAGCGGCTCGGATCGCTCCGGCGTATCCGGCAGGTCCGCCGCCGATGACGATCAGGTCGTAGTCGTGGGCCATGAGTAGAGATGTCTCAATACGTGAAAAAAGACTTCAGGGAACGCAACACACGGCGATGGCGAGGACCGATCGCCCGCGACCGGCCCAACGGATCGGAAGGGGCCGGATCGCGTGCCCGGACGCGGCAAACGGGCGGCGCGGGACCGGGAACACAAGCCGAGCCTCGGCTCCGAAGGGGCTCCCCTCGCGTCTCCCAAGGGGATTCGATTCGCCCGAGGAACGTCCTTCGCCAGGCGACCTGGCGTCGTCGTCCCGTTCCCGGCCAATCGGTCGATCTCTTTATTGTGACGTTCCTGCCCCCCTCCGTACAGACGACGTCCGGCCAAGCTCACGTCGCCACCGAGGCCAGATGGTACACTGGTGCCGCGTTTCGCCCCGGAAGGGGTGATGTGCCGCGGCCCCTCGATCTCTCAACAAGGAACGCTCGACCATGGCCGACCCATTCCAGTATCGACGCCTCGACAAGGCTAACGCCGCCGTCCTGCTGATCGATCACCAGTCCGGCCTCTGCAACCTCGTCCACGACTTCTCTCCCGACGAGTTCAAGAACAACGTCCTGGCCCTGGCCGACGCGGCCAAATACTTCAACCTGCCGACCATCCTGACCACCAGCTTCGAAAACGGCCCCAACGGCCCGCTCGTCCCCGAGCTGAAGGCCCTGTTCCCCGACGCCCCGTATATCGCTCGCCCCGGCCAGATCAACGCCTGGGACAACGACGAGTTCGTCAAGGCGGTCGAGGCGACCGGCAAGAAGCAACTGATCCTCGCCGGGGTCGTCACCGAGGTCTGCGTCGCCTTCCCCGCCCTCTCGGCCATCGAGGCCGGCTACGAGGTCTTCGTCGTCACCGACGCCTCGGGCACCTTTAACCTGACCACCCGAGAGGCCGCCTGGTCGCGCATGGAAGCCGCCGGGGCCCAGCTCATGAACTGGTTCGGCGTCGCCTGCGAGTTGCACCGCGACTGGCGCAACGATGTCGAAGGGCTCGGCGCCCTCCTGTCCAACCACCTCCCGGCCTACCGGAACCTCATCACCAGCCACAACGCGAAGTAACGGACACTTGGCACACGCGGGAGCATCCTTCATGAAGCGCCTTCGACGCATCCTCCGCAACATCCCCCAGCACTGGGTCGGAGACGGCTTCCCCGTGCGAAGCCTCTTCTCCTACGGCGGGGGGAACGCCTTCGATCCCTTCCTGCTCCTCGACTACGCCGGGCCACACCCTTTTGAACCGGCGTCGGCCCCGCGAGGCGTCGAGGAACACCCGCACCGCGGCTTCGAAACCGTGACCATCGTCTACCAGGGGGAGCTGGCGCACCGTGATTCCTCCGGCAGTCACGGCACCATTGGCGCCGGTGACGTGCAGTGGATGACGGCGGCCTCCGGCGTCGTCCACGAGGAATTCCACAGCGAGCGCTTCACCCGCGACGGCGGCACCCTGGAAATGGTCCAGCTCTGGGTGAACCTGCCCGCCCGAGACAAGCGGGCGGCCCCCGGCTACCAGAGCCTGCTCGATGCCGACATCCCCCGCGTCTCGCTCGCCGACGGCTCGGGGACGGTCCGGGTCATCGCCGGCGAGTTCCAGGAAACTCCCGGAGCGGCCAGAACCTTCACTCCGATCAACGTCTGGGACATCCAGCTCGACGCCTCCCGAAGCGTGGAACTCCCGCTCCCCGAGGGGCACACCAGCCTCATCGTCGTCCAGTCCGGTTCGGTGCAGCTCGACGGCACCCGTGTCTCCGCCGTCGAGGTCGCCGATCTGACTCGCGAAGGGCACCTCGTCTCCTTGCTCGCCGAATCCCCCACGAGGCTCCTGGTCCTGACCGGCGAGCCCATTGGCGAGCCGATCGCCGGCCACGGCCCCTTCGTCATGAACACCCCCGACGAGATCCAGCAGGCCATTCAGGATTACCGGGAGGGCCGTCTCGGTCGGCTCTCCTAGCGGTCTGCCCGCTCGGGCCTTGGTCTGTCTGCCGGCAGAACGAAGCGACCGGCTCCGAAACCGCGAGGTGCCGGTCCCTCGATGTTCGAAGAAACGCCTTGAAGGAGTGAAAACCGCAAAATTGCTCAGGTTCAGGTTTCTGCTATACCCTCCCACAATCCGTGACTACAATCGGGTCGCTCATCGCTGACGCCTCGGCGTCTTCAACCCATCTTCAGCATATCGACGACGCTCACTTCAAGGCACGAAAACCCGTCGATCATTTCTGATCGAGCGGGATCCCCTCGGAGCAGGGAGCAAGCCCCATGAGCTACGAGTTCACCCCCGAGCAGAACACGCTGATCGGCAACCTCGCGCACAAAATGGGCGTGGTGGGCCTTCTGGCAATGATTGTGGGCATCCTGAACCTGATCTCGGCGTTGATGCTTCTGGTGTTCGTCTTTCAGGACCAGATCCCGGCCGAGGTTGTGCAGCAGATCCCCGAGGAGATCCGAGGCGAGCTGCCGCCCACGAATTTCCTCTGGGGCCTTGCCATCCAGAGCGCCACGTCCGGCCTGATCTTCACCCTGCTCGGCGTCTGGACGCGCGCCGCGGCAGGTTCGTTCCGCGAGATCGTCGCAACGACGGGCCGAGACGTCGGCCACCTGATGAACGCCCTCGGATCGGTATATAAAATGTACTCGCTTCTGTATGCGCTCGTCGTCATCGCCTTGATCTTCTTTGTCGTTGGCCTGGCGCTGCAGTTCTACCTCAGATTCACCTCCTGACCTTCACGAATCCACGAGACGCGCCCTGTATCATCTGGGCGCGTCTCGTTGTGTCGGAACGCCTGAGAGGAATGGGCCTGCCCCCATTCCTGGCAGGACGTCCTACCCAGATCGACCCCAAGGAGAACCTAAAGGAGTCGCTCGGTGAAATTGCACCCTCTCGGAGCGAGCATCGTCTTTCTGAGCCTGGCCGCCTGGCTGGCGATCATGCCCCGGCCGGCCCTGGCCCAGGACGAAGAAGCACCCGCCCCGGAGGCCCCCGCTGAGGAGGCCCCCGAGCCGCAAACCACCGCAGACCCGGAAATCCCCGTCGACCAGCTCGAGCTCTTGCTCCAGCCGCTGACCAAGGACGAACTTGTCGTCGAGGCCGACGCCTGGCGCGACCTGCTCAAGCAAAAAGTCTCGCAAATCAGCTCCGCCGAGATCGCCGTCAAGCGGCAGAACGAGCAGGTGGAGGAGTCCGATGCACAAACAGAAACAGCCAAGGCCAAAACCGAGGCGGTCCAGAAAGACCTCGCCGCGGTGAAGCAGAAAACCGACGAGGTCGCCCAGGACGCAGCCGAGGCTGGCCCCGACGAAGCCGAGGAGGTCTCCTCCGAGGCCAGCGCCGTCGCCGCTGAGGCCGATGCCGTGAAAACCGAGGCCGACTCCGTCCAGGCCGAAGCCGAACAGAACGCCGAGGCGGCCCAGCAACAGAAGGAGGAGCTCCTCGAAGACCTGCCGACCCTGCGCGAACAGAAGACCGCGCTGATCGACCGGGTCAACGCCGTCCTCGACGCGCTGGAGACCAAGGGCGGTGACGTCGAGGAGTACCGGACCTACGTCACGGCCGTCAGCGGCATCAACATCGACACCTCCGACGCCTCGGCCACCTGGACGGCCATCACCGGCTGGCTGACCTCCGAGCAGGGTGGTCTGCGGTGGGTCTACAACATTCTGAAGTTCCTCGGCATCCTCCTGGCCGCCTACTTCATCTCGAAGATCCTCTACCTCGTGACCTACCGGGCGACCGG
Proteins encoded in this region:
- the ycaC gene encoding isochorismate family cysteine hydrolase YcaC is translated as MADPFQYRRLDKANAAVLLIDHQSGLCNLVHDFSPDEFKNNVLALADAAKYFNLPTILTTSFENGPNGPLVPELKALFPDAPYIARPGQINAWDNDEFVKAVEATGKKQLILAGVVTEVCVAFPALSAIEAGYEVFVVTDASGTFNLTTREAAWSRMEAAGAQLMNWFGVACELHRDWRNDVEGLGALLSNHLPAYRNLITSHNAK
- a CDS encoding pirin family protein, whose translation is MKRLRRILRNIPQHWVGDGFPVRSLFSYGGGNAFDPFLLLDYAGPHPFEPASAPRGVEEHPHRGFETVTIVYQGELAHRDSSGSHGTIGAGDVQWMTAASGVVHEEFHSERFTRDGGTLEMVQLWVNLPARDKRAAPGYQSLLDADIPRVSLADGSGTVRVIAGEFQETPGAARTFTPINVWDIQLDASRSVELPLPEGHTSLIVVQSGSVQLDGTRVSAVEVADLTREGHLVSLLAESPTRLLVLTGEPIGEPIAGHGPFVMNTPDEIQQAIQDYREGRLGRLS
- the lpdA gene encoding dihydrolipoyl dehydrogenase yields the protein MAHDYDLIVIGGGPAGYAGAIRAAQLGKKVLCVEQDKLGGICLNWGCIPTKALLTNAHVVELLNHNGKEFGYTGESRWDFSQMIKRSRDVTTKMNKGIEGLFRKYKVQHQQATAKIVGPNQVKVGDKTLSAESIVIATGVHARALPGAEFDGKTIISYKEAMNLPTQPKSMLVVGAGAIGCEFAYFYNAIGTKVTIVEMMDHLLPIEDEEVSQVLRKSFEKRGMSVFTGSKTTKVEKTDGGVKVTIETPKGPQTIEAEVLLVAIGVEGNIQNLWDEKTVKIETFKGHIKADPKKGYVTSVPSIYAVGDVIGPPWLAHVAHHEAICCIERLCGHADRTVDYDNVPGCTYTEPGVASVGLTEKKARELGREIRIGKFPFIASGRAVAAGEPEGFVKLIFDKKLGELLGAHIIGANATEMIAELVMARKLEATQEEILHAMHPHPTFSEAVMEAAGQGLGESVHL
- a CDS encoding mechanosensitive ion channel family protein, whose amino-acid sequence is MKLHPLGASIVFLSLAAWLAIMPRPALAQDEEAPAPEAPAEEAPEPQTTADPEIPVDQLELLLQPLTKDELVVEADAWRDLLKQKVSQISSAEIAVKRQNEQVEESDAQTETAKAKTEAVQKDLAAVKQKTDEVAQDAAEAGPDEAEEVSSEASAVAAEADAVKTEADSVQAEAEQNAEAAQQQKEELLEDLPTLREQKTALIDRVNAVLDALETKGGDVEEYRTYVTAVSGINIDTSDASATWTAITGWLTSEQGGLRWVYNILKFLGILLAAYFISKILYLVTYRATGAWPQASNLLRDFLSRFVQQAVLFLGLIAGLAALEVNIGPMLAAIGAAGLVVGLALQDTLSNFASGLLMLAYRPFDVGEVIEAAGVMGKVESMNMVSTHIKTFDNRHMVVPNSQIWGGIITNASTSHIRRVDLTFSVGYDDDLAKAQEILERLVREHPKVLDDPEPMVKLNELGESSIDFICWPWCQSADYGEVKWGLLRAVKDEFDRNGISIPFPQRDIHVYQTSPAAEASVS